The following proteins come from a genomic window of Bradyrhizobium paxllaeri:
- a CDS encoding CAP domain-containing protein, which yields MLGFAICFVAVVGCRTAAANPAQMISDFRLKHGEKRVTLDATLTRIAHDQAQAMAAKDQLDHDVLGRFTTRVNPAGAGRAAENIAYGYDSFPKTLDQWINSSGHRKNLLLPGATRVGVASVKSAKTGRMYWAMVIAGDYERPKAPKSLPKSSPKSSPKDSPKESKQASAAKPKSRAAENCRLKILSLCF from the coding sequence CTGCTGGGGTTTGCGATTTGTTTTGTCGCCGTAGTGGGGTGCCGGACGGCTGCGGCCAATCCCGCGCAGATGATTTCTGATTTCCGGCTCAAGCACGGCGAGAAGCGCGTCACCCTGGATGCGACGCTCACACGCATCGCGCACGATCAGGCCCAGGCGATGGCCGCCAAGGACCAGCTCGATCACGATGTCCTTGGCCGGTTCACGACGCGTGTAAACCCTGCAGGCGCAGGCCGGGCCGCGGAGAACATTGCCTACGGCTACGACAGCTTTCCCAAAACCCTCGATCAGTGGATCAATTCGTCAGGGCACCGGAAAAACCTGCTGTTGCCCGGCGCGACGCGCGTCGGTGTTGCCAGCGTGAAGAGCGCGAAGACCGGCCGCATGTACTGGGCCATGGTGATCGCCGGCGACTATGAGCGTCCCAAAGCGCCCAAGAGTCTGCCAAAGAGCTCGCCGAAGAGTTCGCCAAAAGACTCGCCGAAGGAATCAAAGCAGGCAAGCGCTGCGAAGCCCAAATCGCGCGCTGCCGAGAACTGCCGGCTGAAGATTCTCAGCCTGTGCTTCTAG
- a CDS encoding ABC transporter permease — MNRGAILWRVASFAVAAGFIGLWQLITNLKLVSPVFLPGPDRAWASLVRGFSSGDLWGKLAGTLEHMAYGWLLASIAGIAIGAIIGSSRTMRTYVAPSLEFLRPLPVSAIIPVAIAMLGLTQAMALFVISFGAIWPIMLATIHGFAAVEPRLYEVARSLQMSRLAVIFKIALPSASPDILAGMRLSLTVALILSVVCEILAGLDGLGHWVLLSARAFRSADLFAGVILLGVTGYVTSVAMSLAEHKLLAWQAAQR, encoded by the coding sequence ATGAATCGCGGCGCAATCCTCTGGCGGGTGGCGAGTTTTGCGGTCGCAGCCGGCTTCATCGGCCTATGGCAACTGATCACCAATCTGAAACTGGTCTCGCCGGTGTTCCTGCCCGGACCTGACAGGGCCTGGGCGTCGCTGGTGCGCGGATTTTCCTCCGGCGATCTCTGGGGCAAGCTCGCCGGCACGCTCGAACACATGGCCTATGGCTGGCTTCTCGCCTCCATCGCCGGCATCGCGATCGGCGCGATCATCGGCTCGTCGCGCACGATGCGAACCTATGTCGCGCCCTCGCTGGAATTTTTGCGGCCGCTGCCGGTTTCCGCAATCATTCCGGTTGCGATCGCCATGCTCGGGCTGACACAGGCGATGGCGCTGTTCGTGATCTCATTCGGCGCGATCTGGCCGATCATGCTCGCGACCATCCACGGCTTCGCCGCGGTCGAACCGCGGCTCTACGAGGTCGCGCGCTCGCTGCAGATGTCGCGGCTTGCCGTGATCTTCAAGATCGCGCTGCCCTCGGCCAGCCCCGACATCCTCGCCGGTATGCGCCTCAGCCTGACGGTCGCGCTGATCCTGTCGGTGGTCTGCGAGATCCTCGCCGGCCTCGACGGCCTCGGCCATTGGGTGCTGCTCTCGGCCCGCGCGTTCCGCTCGGCCGACCTGTTCGCCGGCGTCATCCTGTTAGGGGTAACGGGCTATGTGACGTCGGTGGCGATGTCGCTGGCGGAGCACAAATTGCTGGCGTGGCAGGCGGCGCAGCGCTGA
- a CDS encoding ABC transporter permease, translating into MTAGSAKALALPLAVLAAFELWARATHLQSDSLAPPSDIVMALFGAFADLSILAATRDTLFSAFAGLAIGTTIGLAFGIAFGISDTLNRLMEVTVEAIRPIPSIALLPIALIALGFGYRMEIVIVAFACVWPILILSRAAVRSIEPRLMEVARALRLPPAQRVWKIIIPAALPRIFVAFRLAAGIALIVAVTVEIAINPLGLGAGIMLAQQALRPDLMLAYLVWIGAIGYALNVLLVVAQNRLFGRAAMSGDGR; encoded by the coding sequence ATGACGGCGGGCTCCGCCAAGGCGCTGGCGCTGCCGCTTGCCGTGCTGGCAGCGTTCGAGCTCTGGGCCCGTGCTACGCACCTGCAGAGCGACAGCCTTGCGCCGCCGAGCGATATCGTGATGGCGCTGTTCGGGGCCTTTGCCGATCTGTCCATCCTGGCGGCGACCCGCGACACGCTGTTTTCAGCGTTCGCCGGGCTTGCGATCGGCACCACCATCGGCCTCGCCTTCGGCATCGCGTTCGGAATCTCCGACACGCTCAACCGCCTGATGGAAGTAACCGTCGAGGCGATCCGCCCGATTCCCTCGATCGCGCTGTTGCCGATCGCGCTGATTGCGCTCGGCTTCGGCTATCGCATGGAAATCGTGATCGTCGCGTTTGCCTGCGTGTGGCCGATCCTGATCCTCTCCCGCGCGGCCGTGCGCAGCATCGAGCCGCGGCTGATGGAAGTGGCGCGGGCATTGCGCCTGCCGCCGGCGCAGCGGGTCTGGAAGATCATCATCCCAGCGGCGCTGCCGCGGATCTTCGTCGCCTTCCGGCTGGCGGCCGGCATCGCGCTGATCGTCGCCGTCACGGTCGAAATCGCGATCAATCCGCTCGGGCTCGGCGCCGGCATCATGCTGGCGCAGCAGGCGCTGCGCCCGGACCTGATGCTGGCCTATCTGGTCTGGATCGGCGCCATCGGCTACGCACTGAATGTCCTCCTGGTCGTCGCGCAAAACCGCCTGTTCGGCCGCGCCGCGATGAGCGGAGACGGCCGATGA
- a CDS encoding ABC transporter ATP-binding protein has translation MASAAKRLDAGPGTPAPQISFDAATLQLGGKTIIENLSLGVQPGEFLCIVGASGCGKTTALRLAAGLYQPTSGRVNFDGQPMRAPRREIAIVFQDYGKALLPWRTAAGNVSLALEAAGMPSAERPARIEELLRTVGLPGHAGKYPSEMSGGMQQRLQIARCLAQEPKTLLMDEPFGALDAMTRQGLQDEVLSLVAASGATVIFVTHDLDEAIYLGDRVIGLLPHPGRIGIELAVNLPRPRDQLSTREHPEFLRLRRQLFDFIKATEQ, from the coding sequence ATGGCAAGCGCCGCAAAACGCCTCGACGCCGGCCCCGGCACGCCTGCGCCGCAAATCAGCTTTGACGCGGCCACGCTGCAGCTCGGCGGCAAAACCATCATCGAGAATCTGAGCCTGGGCGTGCAGCCCGGCGAATTCCTCTGCATCGTCGGCGCCTCCGGCTGCGGCAAGACCACGGCGCTGCGTCTGGCCGCCGGTCTCTACCAGCCGACCAGCGGAAGAGTGAATTTCGACGGCCAGCCGATGCGCGCGCCGCGCCGCGAGATCGCAATCGTATTCCAGGACTATGGCAAGGCGCTGCTGCCGTGGCGCACCGCAGCGGGTAATGTCTCGCTGGCGCTGGAAGCGGCCGGCATGCCGTCGGCCGAACGCCCTGCCCGCATCGAGGAACTGTTGCGCACCGTCGGGCTGCCCGGCCATGCCGGCAAATATCCGTCCGAGATGTCTGGCGGCATGCAGCAGCGCCTGCAGATCGCCCGCTGTCTGGCGCAGGAGCCAAAGACGCTGCTGATGGACGAGCCGTTCGGCGCGCTGGACGCGATGACGCGGCAGGGATTGCAGGACGAGGTGCTGTCGCTGGTGGCGGCGAGCGGCGCCACCGTGATCTTTGTGACCCACGACCTCGATGAAGCGATCTATCTCGGCGACCGCGTCATCGGCCTGCTGCCGCATCCGGGACGGATCGGCATCGAGCTGGCGGTCAACCTGCCGCGGCCGCGCGACCAGCTATCAACCCGCGAGCATCCGGAATTTTTGCGGCTGCGGCGGCAGTTGTTCGATTTCATCAAGGCGACCGAGCAATGA
- a CDS encoding GntR family transcriptional regulator yields the protein MPVSDRHANRPVTDATTLSERAATLVEHDILAGHLPPGARLGIVDLVQRYEIGATPLREGLSRLMSRGLIVGIGQRGFRVADISREDLLDITTMRTAVEVEAIRLAIIHGDDAWEAGIVSALHQMRRHIERTGDEFREGAEDFDRLHKGFHTALLAACGSKRLLAAHSDLYDQAYRYRRVMMSSFDSGKKFVRAHQLLADRIIARDVQGSQAMLTAHLRSTMDFVYPSGSES from the coding sequence ATGCCGGTCTCCGACCGCCATGCAAATCGACCGGTGACCGACGCCACCACGCTGAGCGAACGCGCGGCCACGCTGGTCGAGCACGATATCCTCGCCGGCCATCTGCCGCCGGGGGCCCGCCTCGGCATCGTCGATCTCGTCCAGCGTTACGAGATCGGCGCCACGCCGCTGCGCGAAGGCTTGTCGCGGCTGATGTCGCGCGGGCTGATCGTCGGCATCGGACAGCGCGGCTTTCGCGTTGCCGATATCAGCCGCGAGGATCTGCTCGACATCACCACGATGCGCACGGCGGTTGAGGTCGAGGCCATCAGGCTCGCCATTATCCATGGCGACGACGCCTGGGAAGCCGGCATCGTCAGCGCGCTGCACCAGATGCGCCGCCACATCGAGCGGACCGGCGATGAATTCCGCGAGGGCGCGGAGGATTTCGACCGGCTGCACAAGGGTTTTCACACCGCTTTATTGGCGGCCTGCGGCTCGAAACGCCTGCTGGCGGCACATTCCGATCTCTACGATCAGGCCTACCGCTACCGGCGCGTGATGATGAGCTCCTTCGATAGCGGCAAGAAATTCGTCCGGGCCCATCAATTGCTCGCCGACCGTATCATCGCACGCGACGTGCAGGGTTCACAGGCAATGCTGACGGCGCATCTGCGCTCGACCATGGACTTCGTCTATCCCTCAGGCAGCGAGAGCTGA
- a CDS encoding ABC transporter substrate-binding protein has protein sequence MKKVLTALLLSVALTDTAIAQTKIQVGCTATSDCASAMVAIDEGIFKKHGLEVEMTPIGINSNIPAAILSNSIQIGGPTSTVFLQAVDGGLDLVAIAGATVMNPVSNGNITAFVRNGITIKEPKDFVGKKVGAPGLNAFLHVLFVKWLVEKGVDPKGVNFVEVTFPTMADIIKSGGVDAVLTAEPFVTRMTNAGLGSVGARYAVELARTDPIIFYAASREWADKNAAAIKKFREALAESAVIVNNDREKASNSIAKFTKQPIELVKATPPNQSEPVLKPEQLAWWIEVMSTQKMLQSKLDPSKLVLK, from the coding sequence GTGAAAAAGGTCCTTACCGCCCTCCTGCTCAGCGTGGCGCTGACCGACACTGCTATTGCGCAGACCAAGATCCAGGTCGGCTGCACGGCGACCTCGGACTGCGCCTCTGCCATGGTGGCGATCGACGAAGGCATTTTCAAAAAGCACGGACTCGAGGTTGAGATGACGCCGATCGGCATCAACTCGAACATCCCGGCGGCAATCCTGTCGAACTCGATCCAGATCGGCGGACCGACCTCGACGGTGTTCCTGCAGGCCGTCGATGGCGGCCTCGATCTCGTCGCTATCGCGGGCGCTACCGTGATGAATCCGGTGTCGAACGGCAACATCACCGCCTTCGTCCGCAACGGCATCACGATCAAGGAACCAAAGGATTTCGTCGGCAAGAAAGTCGGCGCGCCCGGCCTCAACGCTTTCCTGCACGTGCTGTTCGTGAAATGGCTGGTTGAGAAAGGCGTCGATCCCAAGGGCGTCAATTTCGTCGAGGTCACCTTTCCGACCATGGCCGACATCATCAAGTCGGGCGGCGTCGACGCCGTGCTGACCGCCGAACCCTTCGTGACCCGCATGACCAATGCCGGGCTGGGCTCGGTCGGCGCCCGCTATGCCGTCGAACTGGCGCGCACCGATCCGATCATCTTCTATGCGGCGTCGCGCGAATGGGCGGACAAGAACGCCGCGGCGATCAAGAAATTCCGCGAAGCGCTCGCCGAATCCGCCGTCATCGTCAACAATGACCGCGAAAAGGCGTCGAATTCGATTGCAAAATTCACCAAGCAGCCGATCGAACTGGTCAAGGCGACGCCGCCGAACCAGTCCGAACCGGTGCTCAAGCCCGAGCAATTGGCCTGGTGGATCGAGGTGATGTCGACCCAGAAGATGCTGCAGTCCAAACTCGACCCCTCAAAACTGGTCCTGAAGTAG
- a CDS encoding fumarylacetoacetate hydrolase family protein gives MKLATFKSGGQDKIGIVHGGDTRIFDLAAAAARSESANPAFTSMLALIDAGDAALEAAAAAFEKHGKDESLSIPVATAEILAPVPEPRQMRDGMSFPLHILQAPRGQLKLASRARNDMAELARIEAEPLGELPEVYRKQPIYYITNRFSVRGTNTTVKWPRYSQVMDYELEFGIVTRNKGANISATRAKGHIFGYTIFNDFSARDAQRIEMEGRLGPAKGKSFDGGNVMGPWIVTPDEIGDPYKLKMEARVNGERRSQGVSEGMLFSFEEIIAHVSKDETLMPGEFIGSGTVGNGCGLELGWYLEHGDTIELEVEKIGILKNRVERQ, from the coding sequence GTGAAACTCGCGACATTCAAATCCGGCGGACAGGACAAGATCGGAATCGTGCATGGGGGCGATACGCGCATTTTCGATCTCGCGGCTGCCGCTGCCCGCAGCGAAAGCGCCAATCCGGCGTTTACCTCGATGCTGGCATTGATCGACGCCGGAGACGCTGCGCTCGAAGCGGCAGCAGCGGCTTTCGAGAAGCACGGCAAGGACGAGAGCCTTTCGATACCGGTGGCGACAGCGGAAATCCTCGCGCCGGTCCCCGAGCCGCGGCAGATGCGCGACGGCATGTCGTTCCCGCTGCACATCCTGCAGGCCCCGCGCGGGCAGCTCAAGCTTGCTTCGCGCGCCAGGAACGACATGGCGGAGCTGGCGCGGATCGAGGCCGAGCCGCTTGGTGAGTTGCCGGAGGTCTATCGCAAGCAGCCGATCTACTACATCACCAACCGCTTCAGCGTTCGCGGCACCAACACCACGGTGAAATGGCCGCGCTACAGCCAGGTGATGGACTACGAGCTCGAATTCGGCATCGTCACCAGGAACAAGGGCGCCAACATCTCCGCCACCAGGGCCAAAGGTCACATCTTCGGTTATACGATCTTCAACGACTTTTCCGCGCGTGATGCCCAGCGCATCGAAATGGAAGGGCGGCTGGGGCCGGCGAAAGGCAAGAGCTTTGACGGTGGCAACGTGATGGGGCCGTGGATCGTCACGCCGGATGAGATCGGCGATCCCTACAAATTGAAGATGGAAGCACGCGTCAACGGCGAGAGGCGCTCGCAAGGGGTCAGCGAGGGTATGCTGTTCTCGTTCGAGGAGATCATCGCCCATGTCAGCAAGGACGAAACCCTCATGCCCGGCGAGTTCATCGGATCCGGTACCGTTGGCAATGGCTGCGGCCTCGAACTCGGCTGGTATCTCGAGCATGGCGATACGATCGAGCTCGAGGTCGAGAAGATCGGCATCTTGAAGAACCGGGTCGAGCGGCAATAG
- a CDS encoding cyclase family protein produces MARKLIDISVPLQNDVPADPPGNHPTIQYIDHQQGLPRMLQFFDGLKAEDLPDGQGWAVEQVSLSTHNGTHLDAPWHFHPTMNRGERAWTIDEVPLEWCFQPGVKLDFRHLPDGYVATAKDVEAELKRIGHTLSPLEIVVVNTSAGVKYGKPDYVTSGCGMGYEATMYLLERGVRLTGIDGWSWDAPFVYTAKKYAETKDASLIWEGHKAGRHIGYCHIEKLHNLEQLPSTGFMVSCFPVKIERASAGWTRAVAVLDG; encoded by the coding sequence ATGGCGCGCAAACTGATCGACATTTCCGTTCCCCTGCAAAACGACGTGCCGGCCGATCCGCCAGGCAATCACCCGACCATCCAGTACATCGATCACCAGCAGGGCCTGCCGCGCATGCTGCAGTTCTTCGACGGGTTGAAGGCCGAAGATTTGCCTGACGGGCAGGGCTGGGCGGTGGAGCAGGTATCGCTCTCCACCCACAACGGTACGCATCTCGATGCGCCCTGGCACTTCCATCCCACCATGAACCGCGGCGAGCGCGCATGGACCATCGACGAGGTGCCGCTGGAATGGTGTTTTCAGCCGGGCGTGAAGCTCGACTTCCGCCATTTGCCTGACGGCTATGTCGCGACCGCCAAGGACGTCGAAGCCGAGCTGAAGCGCATCGGCCATACGCTGTCGCCGCTGGAGATCGTGGTGGTCAACACCAGCGCCGGCGTCAAATATGGAAAGCCCGATTACGTCACCTCCGGCTGCGGCATGGGTTACGAGGCGACGATGTATCTGTTGGAGCGCGGCGTGCGGCTGACCGGCATCGACGGCTGGAGCTGGGACGCGCCGTTCGTCTACACGGCTAAGAAATATGCCGAGACCAAAGACGCCAGCCTGATCTGGGAAGGCCACAAGGCCGGCCGCCACATCGGCTATTGCCACATCGAAAAGCTGCACAATCTCGAGCAACTGCCCTCGACCGGCTTTATGGTGTCGTGTTTCCCGGTGAAGATCGAGCGCGCTTCCGCGGGCTGGACCCGGGCAGTTGCCGTTCTCGACGGCTGA
- a CDS encoding amidohydrolase family protein translates to MLGAGALALTAAIGGDHATAQTADAKPFRIDVHHHLSPPTYVAASNDAGFGDPLMKNWTIEKSLADMDKAGIATSMLSVTTPAVNFTKGDAARKLCREANEYAAKLVADYPGRFGNFAMLPFTDAEGSLRELTYALDTLKADGIALMTSYGDKWLGDPLFRPVMEELNRRKTLVYTHPTAANCCVNLVPTQPPVMIEFGTDTTRTIADIVFSGNARRFPDISWIFSHAGGTMPFLTERFVRHPLLAPKAKETVPDGTLAELKRFFYDTAQTSNRGSMSALAAIIPPSQIVFGTDFPYRTGSDHVKGLREASVFTDEQIAAIERGNALKLIPRLAS, encoded by the coding sequence ATGCTCGGCGCCGGCGCGCTGGCGCTGACTGCCGCCATTGGTGGTGACCACGCAACAGCACAAACCGCCGACGCAAAACCGTTCCGGATTGACGTCCATCATCATCTGTCGCCGCCGACCTACGTGGCCGCGTCGAACGATGCGGGGTTCGGCGATCCGCTGATGAAGAACTGGACGATCGAGAAGTCGCTCGCCGACATGGACAAGGCCGGCATCGCCACGTCGATGCTCTCAGTCACCACGCCTGCGGTCAATTTCACCAAGGGCGACGCTGCGCGAAAACTCTGCCGCGAGGCGAATGAATACGCCGCAAAGCTGGTTGCGGATTATCCCGGACGCTTCGGCAATTTCGCGATGTTGCCGTTCACTGACGCTGAAGGCAGTCTGCGCGAACTTACATATGCGCTCGATACGCTCAAGGCCGACGGCATCGCCTTGATGACGAGCTATGGCGACAAGTGGCTCGGCGACCCGCTATTCCGGCCGGTGATGGAAGAGCTCAATCGGCGCAAGACGCTGGTCTACACCCATCCGACGGCGGCCAATTGCTGCGTGAACCTGGTGCCGACGCAGCCGCCCGTCATGATCGAGTTCGGCACCGACACGACGCGCACCATCGCCGACATCGTCTTCTCCGGCAATGCACGGCGGTTTCCCGATATAAGCTGGATTTTCTCGCATGCGGGCGGGACGATGCCGTTCCTGACCGAGCGCTTCGTGCGCCATCCGCTACTGGCGCCGAAGGCCAAGGAGACCGTGCCCGATGGCACGCTCGCGGAGCTCAAGCGCTTCTTCTACGACACCGCCCAGACCTCCAACCGCGGTTCGATGTCGGCGCTTGCGGCGATCATACCGCCGTCGCAGATCGTGTTCGGGACGGATTTCCCGTACCGGACCGGCAGCGATCACGTGAAAGGACTGCGCGAGGCAAGCGTGTTTACGGACGAACAGATTGCGGCGATCGAGCGCGGCAATGCGCTTAAGTTGATTCCGCGGCTTGCAAGTTAG
- a CDS encoding carbamoyltransferase family protein — translation MPKKHTYVLGLNTYDHDVSACLLRDGAIAYAIAKERITRAKHASGFYKEVIDYCLEAEGITLDDVDLVVRNCYIMPVPEMEERLVYFDAPGFLPDFERGDAAKHPLYLKHSDKVVTISHHLAHAYSAFAVSPFEDGVVMIVDGVGSYQSDVMESYPPADAATPLARESESYYKFSGKTLECVKKVWMEPERGFLSDEFYNMSGLGALYSRASTYIFGDWNKCGELMGLAPYGRRDQVKHLLEMNGDKLQVPQWTADFKQPYVFEPGSSWEKSPAMRHWEDLAWRTQDDTENVLLARARWLRETTGAKNLCMAGGVALNCVANGRVAREAGFENVWIQPAAGDDGIAIGCAYYGWLEILKQRRDFVMDHSYVGRRYSDQNVAKELQKFLVRIQADVVRSDNVCRDTAKLLADQKVIGWFQDRSEFGPRALGNRSLLADPRKPEMKDILNSRVKHRQAFRPFAPIVLAERMKEVFEGDEDSPFMLIAKPVRPEWRDRIPAIVHVDGTARVQTVREQTNPMLYRLLKEFEALTGVPVLINTSFNIKGEPIVETPQDAVNCFLTTGVDHLVIHDTIVSKNRMHKVVAPVLNVYADVRTLVASTAQPA, via the coding sequence ATGCCCAAAAAACACACTTACGTCCTTGGCCTGAACACGTATGACCATGATGTCAGCGCCTGCCTGTTGCGCGACGGTGCCATTGCGTATGCGATCGCCAAGGAGCGGATCACGCGCGCCAAGCACGCCTCCGGCTTCTACAAGGAAGTGATCGACTATTGTCTCGAGGCCGAAGGCATCACGCTCGACGACGTCGATCTCGTCGTGCGCAACTGCTACATCATGCCGGTCCCGGAAATGGAGGAGCGGCTGGTCTATTTCGACGCGCCGGGCTTCCTGCCGGACTTCGAACGCGGCGACGCGGCCAAGCATCCGCTCTACTTGAAGCATTCGGACAAGGTGGTCACGATCTCCCACCATCTGGCGCACGCCTACAGCGCCTTCGCGGTGTCGCCGTTCGAAGATGGCGTGGTGATGATCGTCGACGGTGTCGGCAGCTACCAGTCCGACGTCATGGAATCCTATCCGCCTGCCGACGCGGCAACGCCATTGGCACGGGAGTCCGAGAGCTACTACAAGTTCAGCGGCAAGACGCTGGAATGCGTGAAGAAGGTATGGATGGAGCCGGAGCGCGGCTTCCTCAGCGACGAATTCTACAACATGTCCGGGCTCGGCGCGCTCTACAGTCGCGCCTCGACCTATATCTTCGGCGACTGGAATAAATGCGGCGAGTTGATGGGCCTCGCACCTTATGGCCGCCGCGACCAGGTCAAGCATCTGCTCGAAATGAACGGCGACAAGCTGCAGGTGCCGCAGTGGACCGCCGACTTCAAGCAGCCTTACGTGTTCGAACCCGGCAGCAGTTGGGAGAAGAGCCCCGCGATGCGGCACTGGGAGGATCTGGCCTGGCGCACGCAGGACGACACCGAAAACGTGCTGCTGGCCCGCGCCCGCTGGCTGCGTGAAACCACCGGCGCGAAAAATCTCTGCATGGCCGGCGGCGTCGCGCTGAACTGCGTAGCGAATGGCCGGGTGGCCCGCGAGGCCGGATTCGAGAATGTCTGGATCCAGCCCGCGGCCGGCGACGACGGCATCGCGATCGGCTGCGCCTATTACGGCTGGCTCGAGATCCTGAAGCAGCGCCGCGATTTCGTGATGGATCATTCCTATGTCGGCCGGCGCTACAGCGACCAGAACGTCGCCAAGGAACTGCAGAAATTTCTGGTGCGGATCCAGGCCGATGTGGTCAGGAGCGACAATGTCTGCCGCGACACCGCAAAACTGCTGGCCGACCAGAAGGTGATCGGCTGGTTTCAGGATCGCTCGGAATTCGGACCACGCGCGCTCGGCAACCGCAGCCTGCTGGCCGATCCGCGCAAACCCGAGATGAAGGATATCCTCAACAGCCGCGTTAAGCACCGGCAGGCGTTCCGGCCGTTCGCGCCGATCGTGCTGGCCGAACGCATGAAGGAAGTTTTCGAGGGCGACGAGGATTCGCCCTTTATGCTGATCGCCAAGCCGGTGCGCCCGGAGTGGCGCGACCGGATTCCGGCGATCGTGCATGTCGACGGCACCGCGCGCGTCCAGACCGTGCGCGAACAAACCAATCCGATGCTCTATCGCCTGCTGAAGGAATTCGAGGCGCTGACCGGCGTTCCCGTGCTGATCAACACCTCATTCAACATCAAGGGCGAGCCGATCGTGGAAACGCCGCAGGATGCCGTGAACTGCTTCCTGACCACCGGCGTCGATCACCTCGTGATCCACGACACCATCGTTTCGAAGAATAGGATGCACAAG